A part of Corynebacterium lactis RW2-5 genomic DNA contains:
- a CDS encoding Re/Si-specific NAD(P)(+) transhydrogenase subunit alpha yields the protein MRIGIPLEPDPQQTIVAATPETVGKLIKLGYDVAVQANAGLAAKFSDADYEAAGATVVDESVWGSDIVVTLDTPPQQFREKLRDEAILISRLAPGRNADLVEELSARNVTALAMDTVPRISRAQSMDVLSSMANISGYRAVVEAASAFGRLFTGQVTAAGKLPPAVVYVIGAGVGGLAAIGTANSMGAVVKATDLRPEAGEQVESMGAEFIPIPAETEKSEDGYAKEMTNDQAAAAAKLYSEQSALADIVITTANIPGCRSPLLLTADDVAGMKPGSVIVDMAAAGGGNCELTVPGKTIVTDNGVTIIGYTDLAGRLPAQASSLYGQNIVNLFKLITPEKDGQPIFDLEDEIVRGITVTKANQPGAASDILWPPPPIKVAVTPAAPLQEQQAHQAALHEHEPEKVGFLGSGGIGAKIALGITGVLALAVLLSAPHSVSANFMVLTLAIVLGFYVISAVTPRLHTPLMSETNAISGIVLVGAILQVGSANPLVSGLAFAAIVVSSINIFGGFAVTDRMLGMFVKEEA from the coding sequence GTGAGAATCGGCATCCCCTTAGAACCCGATCCCCAGCAGACAATCGTGGCCGCAACGCCAGAAACCGTCGGCAAGCTAATCAAACTCGGCTACGACGTGGCAGTACAGGCCAACGCCGGCCTAGCGGCGAAATTTAGCGACGCGGACTACGAGGCAGCAGGCGCCACCGTTGTCGACGAATCCGTGTGGGGCAGCGATATCGTCGTCACGCTCGATACTCCCCCGCAGCAGTTCCGTGAGAAGCTTCGCGACGAGGCCATCCTTATCTCGAGGCTCGCCCCTGGCCGTAACGCGGACCTGGTGGAAGAGCTCTCTGCAAGGAACGTCACCGCCCTCGCCATGGACACTGTCCCGCGAATCTCCAGAGCGCAGTCCATGGATGTCCTGTCCTCGATGGCCAACATCTCCGGATACCGCGCAGTTGTCGAGGCGGCATCGGCCTTCGGGCGCCTTTTCACCGGCCAGGTCACGGCAGCAGGCAAGCTCCCTCCTGCGGTTGTCTACGTCATCGGCGCTGGTGTCGGAGGCCTTGCGGCGATTGGTACCGCAAACTCGATGGGTGCCGTCGTCAAGGCGACCGACCTCCGACCTGAGGCAGGTGAGCAGGTCGAATCCATGGGCGCGGAATTCATTCCCATCCCAGCCGAGACCGAAAAGTCCGAAGACGGCTATGCCAAGGAAATGACAAACGATCAGGCCGCGGCTGCAGCGAAGCTCTACTCCGAGCAGTCCGCACTGGCGGATATCGTCATTACCACCGCGAACATTCCCGGCTGCCGTTCTCCACTCCTACTGACCGCCGATGATGTCGCGGGCATGAAGCCCGGCAGTGTCATCGTGGATATGGCAGCTGCGGGTGGAGGAAACTGCGAGCTGACCGTACCCGGCAAGACAATTGTTACCGACAACGGCGTGACCATCATCGGCTACACAGACCTCGCCGGGCGACTGCCGGCACAGGCTTCTTCCCTTTATGGCCAGAATATCGTCAACCTGTTCAAGCTGATCACGCCTGAAAAGGACGGGCAGCCGATTTTCGATCTCGAAGACGAGATTGTCCGCGGCATTACCGTCACCAAGGCGAATCAGCCGGGAGCAGCGTCCGATATCCTGTGGCCTCCGCCGCCCATTAAGGTCGCGGTCACTCCTGCCGCCCCTCTGCAGGAACAGCAGGCGCACCAAGCCGCACTCCACGAGCACGAGCCCGAGAAGGTCGGGTTTTTGGGCTCCGGAGGAATCGGCGCCAAGATCGCCCTGGGTATCACCGGTGTGCTGGCCCTCGCAGTTCTGCTCTCGGCACCGCACAGCGTCAGCGCCAACTTCATGGTCCTCACGCTGGCCATCGTCCTGGGATTCTATGTGATTTCCGCTGTCACTCCGCGCCTGCACACTCCGCTGATGAGTGAGACCAACGCCATCTCAGGCATTGTCCTGGTCGGCGCGATCCTCCAGGTAGGAAGTGCAAACCCTTTGGTTTCAGGACTCGCGTTCGCCGCCATCGTCGTCAGCTCCATCAATATCTTCGGTGGCTTCGCCGTCACCGACCGCATGCTCGGCATGTTCGTGAAAGAGGAGGCTTAA
- a CDS encoding 5-oxoprolinase subunit B family protein has product MAEIRPMGTNALLIDYSSSSNPLAKVLRAHAAAVEIEGLVDRVPAAQTLLLRFEGPARRYLGAVEAALRGGDAQGHTVGKRKTVKIPVHYDGADLEPLAGTLGMSPQALIDWHCERPWTAAFGGFAPGFYYMVRAGGDGWPKVFDIPRLSTPRTRVPKGSVGLAGQFAGVYPIDSPGGWQLLGHTDVEMWDLSRPNPALLEPGAQVQFEAIGSGRAV; this is encoded by the coding sequence ATGGCCGAAATTCGCCCGATGGGAACCAACGCACTGCTCATCGACTATTCCTCGTCATCCAATCCATTGGCGAAGGTGCTTCGTGCGCACGCTGCAGCGGTCGAGATCGAGGGGCTTGTTGACCGAGTTCCCGCCGCTCAGACACTTCTGCTCCGCTTTGAAGGACCTGCTCGTCGCTATCTCGGCGCGGTGGAAGCTGCGCTGCGCGGAGGCGATGCGCAAGGGCACACCGTCGGCAAGCGAAAGACAGTAAAGATTCCCGTTCATTACGACGGCGCCGACCTCGAGCCTCTGGCCGGGACGCTGGGGATGAGTCCCCAGGCGCTGATTGATTGGCACTGCGAGCGTCCGTGGACCGCAGCCTTCGGTGGCTTCGCACCGGGCTTCTACTACATGGTGCGCGCGGGCGGCGATGGGTGGCCGAAAGTCTTCGATATTCCCCGCTTGTCGACGCCGCGTACCCGGGTGCCGAAGGGGTCGGTCGGGCTGGCGGGCCAGTTCGCGGGCGTGTATCCGATTGATTCGCCCGGAGGCTGGCAGCTTCTGGGGCATACCGATGTTGAAATGTGGGACCTGAGCAGGCCCAATCCGGCGCTACTGGAACCGGGGGCACAGGTGCAATTTGAAGCGATCGGCTCGGGACGCGCGGTATAG
- a CDS encoding MFS transporter → MTPSKKLAANSSECTADGPQSSHRWRVLAVLLTGIFMALMAVSIVNVALPSIQYGLQARDADIQWVLSGFALSFGVVLVVAGRAGDLLGRGGLYILGMYIYTAGAFLAGLSSNVEVLNAARFIMGVGAGLFSPQGAGMIQQYFSGKEREIAFGYFGTAVGIAVAIGPPLGGFLIRLGGAELGWRLTMLVNVPVGLLTIFLGFLLFPRPYLRRLRNNKGEAVGAFRTVKALDPIGALLLGLVVVTLMLPFLESEAATWIWALLPVSAALLFVWIRWEKYVKTTGTAPMIDLEIFSLRGFRNGAVIATLWFFGTTSIWVLVAQYFQNALGHSPLVSGLIGLPAAILSAFASNWAGHHVDAYGRKIVVGGIAITMVGLLLTIGVIALNDAYGVSEFWSILTLSLAGAAGGLVISPNQALSLRHVPITYAGTAGAVLQTGQRIGTSVGLTIILAVTFAVKDSYRWQLGIIAGYATIIVVFLLCFAVAMKDAKLGTPSAKLKKLTD, encoded by the coding sequence ATGACCCCCTCTAAGAAGCTCGCCGCCAACAGCAGCGAATGCACAGCCGACGGCCCCCAAAGCTCCCATCGCTGGCGCGTGCTCGCTGTTTTGCTAACGGGCATTTTTATGGCGCTAATGGCGGTCAGTATTGTCAACGTTGCATTACCGAGTATTCAGTACGGACTACAGGCACGCGATGCCGATATCCAATGGGTGCTCAGCGGGTTTGCGCTCTCGTTTGGTGTAGTGCTGGTGGTGGCCGGCCGGGCCGGTGATCTACTCGGGCGTGGTGGCCTCTATATCCTGGGTATGTATATCTACACGGCAGGAGCCTTCCTCGCTGGACTTTCATCGAACGTTGAAGTGCTAAATGCTGCGCGTTTCATCATGGGGGTCGGCGCAGGTTTATTCAGCCCGCAGGGAGCCGGGATGATTCAGCAATACTTTTCCGGCAAGGAAAGGGAAATAGCGTTCGGATACTTCGGAACGGCGGTGGGAATAGCGGTCGCAATCGGCCCTCCACTAGGAGGATTCCTTATTCGCCTTGGAGGTGCGGAGCTTGGATGGCGGCTTACGATGCTTGTTAACGTGCCAGTTGGCCTATTGACAATCTTCCTTGGTTTTCTACTGTTTCCACGGCCCTACCTACGAAGGCTCCGGAACAATAAGGGGGAAGCAGTCGGAGCTTTTCGTACTGTCAAGGCTCTCGATCCGATTGGTGCGCTCCTTTTGGGGCTTGTCGTTGTGACCTTGATGTTGCCATTTTTGGAGTCTGAGGCAGCCACGTGGATCTGGGCACTATTGCCGGTTTCCGCAGCATTGCTGTTTGTGTGGATAAGGTGGGAAAAGTACGTCAAAACTACCGGTACGGCTCCGATGATTGACCTCGAAATTTTCTCGCTACGAGGTTTTCGCAATGGAGCTGTGATTGCCACGCTCTGGTTTTTTGGAACAACGAGTATTTGGGTTTTGGTGGCCCAGTACTTCCAAAATGCCTTAGGGCACTCGCCATTGGTATCGGGATTAATTGGCTTGCCGGCTGCAATCCTCAGCGCCTTCGCATCGAATTGGGCGGGCCATCACGTAGATGCCTATGGGCGCAAGATTGTCGTCGGTGGCATCGCCATTACAATGGTCGGACTTCTTTTAACCATCGGGGTCATCGCGCTAAACGACGCATACGGAGTCAGCGAATTCTGGTCAATTCTGACTCTATCTTTAGCAGGTGCCGCTGGTGGCCTGGTCATTTCTCCGAATCAAGCATTGAGCTTGCGACACGTGCCGATAACCTATGCGGGGACTGCCGGCGCAGTGTTGCAGACTGGGCAAAGAATTGGCACCTCAGTCGGCTTGACGATCATCCTCGCTGTAACCTTCGCTGTGAAGGATTCCTATAGGTGGCAGTTAGGAATTATCGCTGGCTATGCGACCATCATTGTGGTCTTTCTGCTCTGTTTTGCGGTGGCGATGAAAGATGCAAAGTTGGGTACTCCTTCTGCAAAGCTAAAAAAGCTGACCGACTGA
- a CDS encoding NRAMP family divalent metal transporter, with protein sequence MATSAIGPGFLTQTATFTAKLGAAFAFAILISVLLDIAIQLNVWRVIAVSGRRAQELGNAVLPGLGWFMSILVVVGGVVFNIGNVGGAGLGANAMLGIDAKIGGIVTAIVAIGFFLSRRAGMALDKALVVLGAVMILVTAIVAFSSNPPVGEALKNTVMPGTIDLLAIITLVGGTVGGYITYAGAHRMLDSGAGGVEHLAQTTRSSVTSIIVTAVMRFLLFLAVLGVVAGGVVLNTEGNPAAEAFQAAAGDLGMRFFGVVLWAAGISSIVGASYTSATFLTRSSGSDNKTQNTVTIVLIAISTLLFGIIGTAPATLLVFAGAFNGLVLPIGVTVLLYIALFRSDLMNGYKYPKWLAAIGILGVAVAWFLAWRSFGGVFQMLG encoded by the coding sequence ATGGCAACTAGCGCGATTGGACCCGGCTTCCTTACTCAGACCGCAACCTTTACGGCAAAACTTGGCGCCGCATTCGCCTTCGCCATCCTCATCTCGGTCCTTCTCGATATCGCGATTCAGCTCAACGTCTGGCGGGTTATTGCTGTCTCCGGGCGTCGCGCACAAGAGCTTGGCAATGCAGTGCTGCCTGGGCTGGGCTGGTTTATGTCAATATTAGTTGTCGTTGGTGGCGTGGTCTTCAACATCGGCAATGTCGGTGGCGCGGGCCTTGGCGCAAATGCAATGCTGGGCATCGATGCCAAGATTGGCGGTATAGTCACTGCGATCGTCGCCATCGGCTTCTTCCTGTCTCGCCGAGCGGGGATGGCCCTGGACAAGGCCCTTGTTGTGCTCGGTGCCGTGATGATTCTGGTCACGGCAATTGTGGCTTTTAGCTCGAACCCACCGGTAGGGGAGGCGCTGAAAAATACGGTCATGCCTGGCACGATTGATTTGTTGGCAATCATCACGCTGGTCGGTGGCACCGTCGGCGGCTACATCACCTACGCTGGCGCCCACCGCATGCTCGACTCGGGCGCCGGTGGCGTGGAGCATCTAGCGCAAACCACCCGCTCGTCCGTCACCAGCATTATCGTCACCGCGGTTATGCGGTTCCTACTTTTTCTCGCAGTCCTTGGCGTGGTTGCTGGAGGCGTGGTTCTCAACACGGAGGGTAACCCGGCAGCCGAAGCTTTCCAGGCTGCCGCGGGGGATTTGGGCATGCGCTTTTTCGGCGTGGTTCTGTGGGCCGCGGGCATTTCGTCGATTGTGGGTGCTAGCTACACCTCGGCAACGTTTCTGACCCGTTCGTCGGGAAGCGATAACAAGACGCAGAACACGGTCACGATTGTCCTGATTGCAATCTCGACGCTGCTCTTCGGCATTATAGGCACCGCGCCGGCGACGCTGCTGGTTTTTGCCGGTGCCTTCAACGGGCTGGTGCTTCCAATCGGTGTCACCGTTCTGCTTTACATCGCGCTGTTTCGGTCCGACCTTATGAACGGCTATAAATACCCCAAGTGGTTGGCGGCCATCGGCATCCTCGGTGTCGCAGTGGCCTGGTTCCTCGCATGGCGCTCTTTCGGCGGAGTGTTCCAGATGCTTGGGTAG
- a CDS encoding NAD(P)(+) transhydrogenase (Re/Si-specific) subunit beta, protein MTSIDPTTLLDWTYRLSNVGYIVAAVLFLMALSGLSKPETARRGNSLGIAGMGVAVIVAIFQALVTSATKPETHLSPLVTLILIAVAMGLGGVFGIQRARKVAMTGMPELIALFNGLVGLGAIFIGFNSYIFAEEVPADAQAFHLGEVYVGIFIGAVTFTGSIVAGLKLSEKIKGAPLLLPGRNILNVVILLVTVAGLGVFIATDNGSVAWGCLVAVTVLGLFLGWHLVVAIGGGDMPVVVSIMNSYSGWAAAFTGLMLGNTLLIITGALVGSSGAYLSYIMCQAMNRSFANVILGGFGAEADSSASALEGTHTEVNHEDTAEILRAADKILIAPGYGMAVAQAQYAVADLVRNLRADGKEVIFGIHPVAGRLPGHMNVLLAEAKVPYDVVLELDEVNDDFDSVDVVLVIGANDTVNPIAEQPGSPIAGMPVLKVWEAGRVIVLKRSIGSGYSGVQNPLFFNENTDMLIGDAKSSIDALNRELTSQKVTV, encoded by the coding sequence ATGACTTCCATCGATCCCACAACACTGCTCGACTGGACCTACCGCCTGTCGAACGTCGGCTACATCGTCGCCGCGGTCCTTTTCCTGATGGCACTTTCCGGCTTGTCTAAGCCCGAGACCGCCCGACGCGGCAATTCCCTCGGCATTGCCGGCATGGGCGTGGCCGTCATCGTGGCAATTTTCCAGGCACTGGTCACCTCGGCGACGAAGCCGGAGACCCACCTGAGCCCACTGGTCACCTTGATCCTCATCGCCGTTGCCATGGGGCTCGGCGGTGTCTTCGGAATCCAGCGCGCCCGCAAGGTCGCCATGACCGGCATGCCCGAACTCATCGCACTGTTCAACGGCCTGGTCGGCCTGGGTGCCATCTTCATCGGCTTCAACTCCTACATCTTCGCCGAGGAGGTGCCTGCCGACGCCCAGGCCTTCCACCTCGGAGAGGTCTACGTGGGCATCTTCATCGGTGCGGTGACCTTCACGGGCTCCATCGTTGCTGGTCTGAAGCTCTCCGAGAAGATTAAGGGCGCTCCGCTGCTGCTGCCGGGCCGCAATATCCTCAACGTTGTCATTCTGCTGGTCACAGTTGCGGGACTCGGCGTCTTCATCGCCACCGACAACGGTTCGGTCGCGTGGGGCTGCCTGGTCGCAGTGACGGTACTGGGGCTCTTCCTGGGGTGGCATCTCGTCGTCGCCATCGGCGGCGGAGACATGCCGGTGGTCGTGTCGATTATGAATTCCTACTCCGGCTGGGCCGCAGCCTTCACCGGCCTCATGCTGGGCAACACGCTGCTCATTATTACCGGTGCACTGGTCGGTTCCTCTGGCGCGTACCTGTCCTACATCATGTGCCAGGCCATGAATCGCTCTTTCGCCAACGTTATTCTCGGCGGCTTTGGGGCCGAGGCCGATTCGTCGGCAAGCGCATTAGAGGGCACGCACACCGAGGTCAACCACGAGGACACCGCCGAGATTCTGCGCGCGGCAGACAAGATTCTTATCGCGCCGGGATATGGAATGGCAGTGGCTCAGGCTCAATACGCGGTCGCCGATTTGGTCCGCAACCTGCGCGCTGACGGCAAGGAAGTCATCTTCGGCATCCACCCGGTTGCCGGTCGCCTACCCGGCCACATGAATGTGCTGCTGGCAGAGGCCAAAGTCCCTTACGATGTGGTGCTGGAGCTCGACGAGGTCAACGACGACTTCGACTCGGTCGACGTCGTCCTGGTGATTGGCGCGAACGACACGGTCAACCCGATTGCGGAACAGCCAGGTTCCCCGATTGCAGGAATGCCGGTGCTCAAGGTGTGGGAGGCCGGACGCGTCATTGTGCTCAAGCGCTCGATAGGCTCGGGTTACTCCGGAGTGCAGAATCCACTGTTCTTCAACGAAAACACCGACATGCTGATTGGAGATGCAAAATCGAGCATTGATGCGCTCAACCGTGAATTGACCTCGCAGAAGGTTACTGTATAG
- a CDS encoding LamB/YcsF family protein: MGATIDLNSDLGEAFGSWTMGDDIALLDIVTSANIACGYHAGDASVMVETCEAAAARGIRIGAHVAYRDLAGFGRRRMDYSHRELRAETLYQIGALSACARAAGAEVSYVKPHGALYNRIAVDETQAAAVVEALLLARSTCGDNLAIMAQPGSVIERLSLDAGLPVIREAFADRAYNPDGTLVSRALEGSVIVDPDAVVKRVIAMADGEPITAYDGSPLAVRADSICLHGDTPGAVELSRKIRQGLVDAGVTVAADT, from the coding sequence ATGGGCGCCACTATCGATCTCAACTCTGACCTCGGAGAAGCTTTTGGCTCGTGGACGATGGGCGACGATATCGCCCTTCTCGATATCGTGACCAGTGCGAACATCGCCTGCGGTTACCACGCCGGTGACGCCAGTGTCATGGTGGAGACCTGCGAGGCTGCGGCTGCTCGAGGAATTCGCATCGGCGCGCACGTGGCCTACCGCGATCTCGCGGGGTTTGGCCGCCGTCGGATGGACTACTCACACAGAGAGTTGAGAGCCGAAACTCTCTATCAGATCGGTGCCCTGTCTGCCTGCGCGCGGGCGGCGGGCGCGGAAGTCTCCTACGTCAAGCCCCACGGAGCCCTGTACAACCGAATCGCTGTGGACGAAACGCAGGCTGCCGCAGTGGTGGAGGCGCTCCTCCTCGCACGTTCCACCTGCGGCGACAACCTAGCGATTATGGCGCAGCCGGGATCCGTCATCGAACGGCTTAGCCTCGATGCAGGCCTTCCCGTGATTCGTGAAGCCTTCGCGGACCGGGCATACAACCCGGATGGAACGCTGGTTTCGCGAGCGCTCGAAGGTTCTGTCATTGTTGACCCGGATGCCGTCGTCAAGCGTGTTATCGCGATGGCTGACGGGGAGCCGATTACTGCCTATGACGGTTCTCCTCTAGCCGTGCGGGCTGACTCCATCTGCCTGCACGGCGATACCCCCGGAGCGGTCGAGCTCTCCCGCAAGATTCGCCAGGGGCTTGTCGACGCCGGGGTCACCGTCGCTGCCGACACTTAG
- a CDS encoding GNAT family N-acetyltransferase: protein MAQFDEVQVNRKSFLELTPTDVYAIAALRTDVFYLEQKCSEPEMDWRDLEPNAEHYFIRDNDDTRRIIGYLRVIATVDESVKDYPLTIGRVVVSSQHRGRSLSSQLLQAALTAHQGKGFVLHAQTHAKGVYKKAGFREVGETFTEAGIEHITMVRDGD, encoded by the coding sequence ATGGCTCAATTTGATGAAGTACAAGTTAATCGTAAGAGTTTTCTAGAATTGACCCCGACGGACGTCTACGCAATCGCTGCGCTGCGTACTGATGTCTTCTATCTCGAACAAAAATGCAGTGAGCCCGAGATGGATTGGCGCGATCTGGAGCCTAACGCCGAGCACTACTTTATTCGGGACAATGACGATACTCGTAGGATCATCGGGTACTTACGTGTAATCGCCACTGTCGATGAATCCGTCAAAGACTACCCGTTAACCATCGGACGGGTAGTAGTATCCTCGCAACACCGAGGAAGGTCCTTGTCTTCGCAACTGCTACAGGCAGCACTGACAGCTCATCAAGGTAAAGGTTTTGTGCTGCACGCTCAGACTCACGCCAAGGGCGTGTATAAGAAAGCCGGCTTCCGCGAGGTCGGTGAGACCTTTACGGAAGCCGGCATCGAACACATCACTATGGTTCGTGACGGGGACTAG
- a CDS encoding biotin-dependent carboxyltransferase family protein, translating to MKNSIEIIRPGVLTTVQDLGRAGQGSLGVSTSGAFDRESAAAANRMVVNEESLAVLECVVGGLEFRLAQGAIVSFAGAHGEVTVEQDDKVIKTSMNSRIVVGAGAIVRLGTFDAGLRGYVAIRGGIDVEQVLGSRSCDTLGKLGPAPLRAGEVLEVGDPEYSTGSSIAIYPAPHWSSEAARLDVVPGPRSDWFTSESVYEFFHETWTVTQEANRVGLRLSGSALERQVTHELASEGMVPGAIQVPASGQPIIFGPDHPATGGYPVIGVLTEPSLSRAGQLVPGAKVQFRRVRTAYT from the coding sequence ATGAAAAATTCCATTGAAATTATTCGGCCCGGCGTTTTGACGACCGTGCAGGACTTAGGGCGCGCGGGGCAGGGAAGCCTGGGCGTGAGCACCTCTGGCGCGTTTGACCGTGAGTCGGCGGCAGCGGCCAACCGCATGGTTGTGAATGAGGAGAGTCTGGCGGTTCTCGAGTGCGTCGTCGGCGGGCTAGAGTTTCGTCTCGCGCAGGGGGCCATCGTCTCCTTCGCGGGAGCTCACGGCGAGGTGACTGTCGAGCAAGACGACAAGGTCATCAAGACGTCGATGAACAGTCGAATCGTGGTCGGAGCAGGGGCGATTGTCCGGCTTGGAACCTTCGATGCAGGCTTGCGGGGATACGTCGCAATTCGCGGCGGGATTGACGTCGAGCAGGTGCTGGGTTCGCGTTCTTGCGACACTCTCGGCAAGCTCGGTCCGGCGCCGCTGCGCGCCGGCGAGGTGCTGGAAGTCGGCGACCCTGAGTATTCGACGGGTTCCTCCATCGCAATCTATCCGGCACCGCACTGGTCGAGCGAGGCTGCCCGTCTCGATGTTGTGCCGGGCCCTCGGTCGGACTGGTTCACGTCGGAAAGCGTGTATGAATTCTTCCACGAAACGTGGACTGTGACGCAGGAGGCTAACCGGGTCGGGCTTCGGCTGAGCGGTAGTGCTCTTGAGCGTCAAGTGACACATGAGCTGGCCAGTGAAGGAATGGTTCCGGGGGCGATTCAGGTCCCCGCGTCGGGACAACCAATTATTTTCGGTCCGGATCATCCGGCGACGGGTGGTTATCCGGTCATCGGTGTTTTGACTGAGCCGTCGCTGTCGAGGGCTGGGCAATTGGTTCCCGGGGCGAAGGTGCAATTCCGTCGCGTCAGGACGGCGTATACATAG
- a CDS encoding GntR family transcriptional regulator: protein MSTPERPCGNVGFKTERSPLHRPSVASVAASTLRREILDGKHFSGEQLRETQLATRLGVSRNTIRQAYRTLEMEGLLTHKPHHGVFVASFNLQRIEELYAFRRSAECGAILSLDGPRARHLGSHLTEILQDGSRTLAERNNAFHLSIAAASQSPELFNTAESIQAQLRLCFLSCPEAEGLHMRFAEHHWPIAQALSSSQIARATKLLQAYHADSFDAVTKALGLRDA, encoded by the coding sequence ATGAGCACCCCCGAACGCCCATGCGGCAATGTCGGTTTCAAAACCGAAAGATCTCCGCTCCATCGCCCGTCAGTAGCAAGTGTCGCAGCTTCTACCCTGCGTAGGGAGATTTTGGACGGTAAGCACTTTAGTGGCGAACAGCTGCGGGAAACGCAGCTCGCTACCCGTCTGGGTGTCAGCCGCAACACCATCCGCCAAGCATATCGGACACTCGAGATGGAAGGGCTGCTCACCCACAAGCCCCACCATGGGGTCTTTGTCGCAAGTTTTAACCTGCAGCGAATCGAAGAGCTCTACGCATTCCGGCGCAGCGCTGAGTGCGGCGCCATCCTATCCCTCGACGGACCTCGAGCACGCCATCTCGGCTCCCACCTCACCGAAATCTTGCAGGACGGTTCTCGGACACTAGCCGAACGTAACAATGCCTTCCATCTCAGCATTGCGGCTGCATCACAGTCCCCCGAGTTGTTCAACACAGCCGAGTCAATTCAGGCCCAACTCCGCTTGTGTTTCCTTTCTTGTCCCGAGGCTGAAGGCCTGCATATGCGCTTCGCCGAACACCACTGGCCGATAGCACAGGCCCTCTCCTCCAGCCAGATAGCCCGCGCAACAAAGCTCCTGCAGGCTTACCACGCCGACTCTTTCGATGCTGTCACCAAAGCCCTGGGACTTCGCGACGCTTAA
- a CDS encoding bile acid:sodium symporter family protein produces MNSANAQQGQSIHPDNSEEDRAARRAIVVFPFIILAAFFLGFLAPGAVTFIVPYISVALGLIMFGMGLTLTVPDFALVVKRPLPVLLGVFAQFVIMPAVAIALVKVLGLHPALAVGVILVGCAPGGTSSNVISYLAKGDVALSVSMTSISTLLAPIFTPVLTLWLAGEYLPVSGGAMAMSVVKMVLVPVVGGIVVRMLLRGAIDRVLPILPWLSVAGIAVVVAAVVSTSADKLVEAGLLVLLVVVLHNALGFVLGYVGARLFGVGERAARTTSIEVGMQNSGLAATLAATYFEPMAALPGAVFSVWHNISGGLLAMYYRRFGHNDAAERRSRASGANASSEAGV; encoded by the coding sequence ATGAATAGCGCTAACGCTCAGCAAGGTCAGTCCATCCACCCGGACAATTCGGAAGAAGACCGCGCAGCCAGAAGGGCCATCGTGGTATTCCCCTTCATCATCTTGGCTGCATTCTTCCTGGGCTTTCTCGCACCTGGAGCAGTAACGTTTATCGTGCCCTACATTAGCGTCGCGCTCGGCCTAATTATGTTCGGGATGGGATTGACTCTGACCGTTCCAGATTTTGCCCTCGTCGTAAAACGACCGTTGCCGGTGTTGCTCGGTGTCTTCGCTCAGTTTGTCATTATGCCTGCCGTAGCAATAGCGCTGGTGAAGGTTCTGGGTTTGCATCCTGCGCTGGCGGTCGGTGTCATCTTGGTTGGCTGCGCGCCGGGCGGAACTAGCTCGAACGTGATCTCCTACTTGGCCAAGGGAGATGTGGCGTTGTCGGTGTCGATGACATCGATATCGACACTTCTTGCTCCCATTTTTACTCCGGTACTGACGTTGTGGCTGGCCGGAGAATATCTGCCGGTTTCCGGTGGGGCGATGGCAATGTCCGTTGTCAAAATGGTGCTGGTTCCAGTTGTGGGAGGCATAGTTGTGCGCATGCTCCTGCGTGGCGCAATTGACCGCGTACTACCGATCCTTCCGTGGTTGTCTGTCGCGGGGATCGCCGTTGTCGTAGCGGCGGTGGTGTCGACCTCTGCGGACAAACTCGTCGAGGCGGGGCTGCTGGTGCTATTGGTTGTCGTCTTGCACAACGCCCTTGGCTTTGTCCTTGGGTATGTGGGAGCAAGACTGTTTGGCGTAGGCGAACGCGCTGCGCGCACTACGTCAATCGAGGTGGGCATGCAGAACTCCGGCCTCGCAGCTACTTTGGCCGCAACCTATTTCGAGCCAATGGCAGCTCTGCCCGGTGCTGTTTTCAGCGTATGGCACAACATTTCCGGCGGCTTGTTAGCCATGTACTACCGCCGCTTTGGCCACAACGATGCTGCTGAGCGCAGGTCACGTGCTAGCGGCGCGAATGCGTCAAGCGAGGCTGGCGTTTAA